A stretch of the Ananas comosus cultivar F153 linkage group 14, ASM154086v1, whole genome shotgun sequence genome encodes the following:
- the LOC109720452 gene encoding uncharacterized protein LOC109720452, with protein sequence MSPASKSKSKSAARAAKEQAKVSSKASSAPPIGVTAAPTSAYNPISGTFHTLDVTPPVISLNNNSRFRSIDEIEDHSGSSLGTTGECDSASNNDSCSVESEDHKDKTTTTTTTTAAATSVRVESVPGCDTDKRDKIRQKNEKKHQRQKERRAQELHERCSSYLMSRKLEVLSQQLVTMGFSSEQATMALIQTEGRVEDAISWLFDGGEESKKQVAANLQSGSNLKIDITDELAKITDLELTFKCTKQEVERVVVACEGDLEKTEENMKAQKQESEAMSLQTKPEESADPNSLNKKVVMPVPNPSAQVKGVTAAQTKVGGAAVLAIATQQHKRDERDFNYTKSPVNVVAVPQELANKNSQALRRAQLKSDWARQQQAAAAAAAAAAAAAPMEKRWLGPTSTPSSASSSPLPVPVTQAKMAIHEMKSNNTQLGTVREPVIVMQRPQSTNTRQSHQSAGLGISASPPPTSGGWHSNGLLGLDMKMPSMMIPNGGLGHGLPNPSLNVLANAHQYVPQGHFKTSQISSSSSSSSSLGTPSSLGLFTGWGHGGSLPSPTPVDWSTGGMMRCDYTSIDWSLDTTLLKPSMDFEDLSDTWSTMFMGGGRVANGSSVYGGSSLAADPSAAAGGPGSHEWTSPFSAQDLLRAYRKFVTSASL encoded by the coding sequence ATGTCTCCagcatccaaatccaaatccaagtCAGCTGCAAGGGCAGCAAAAGAACAAGCTAAGGTTTCTTCGAAAGCCTCATCCGCTCCTCCCATTGGTGTTACTGCTGCACCTACAAGTGCGTATAATCCAATATCCGGAACATTCCACACCCTTGATGTAACACCACCGGTCATCTCGCTAAATAATAACAGCAGATTCAGAAGTATAGATGAAATAGAGGATCATTCTGGAAGCTCGCTTGGCACCACAGGGGAGTGTGATTCGGCTTCCAACAATGATAGCTGCTCTGTCGAGTCAGAAGACCATAAGGACAAGACAACGACGACAACAACCACAACAGCAGCGGCAACTAGTGTTCGGGTCGAATCTGTTCCAGGGTGTGACACTGATAAGCGCGACAAGATCCGTCAGAAGAACGAGAAGAAACACCAGCGCCAAAAGGAGAGGCGGGCCCAGGAGTTGCACGAGCGCTGCAGCAGCTACCTCATGTCGCGGAAACTTGAAGTGCTTTCTCAGCAGCTGGTGACCATGGGCTTCTCCTCGGAGCAGGCGACCATGGCTCTTATACAGACCGAGGGGCGTGTGGAAGATGCTATTTCGTGGTTGTTTGACGGAGGAGAGGAGAGTAAGAAGCAGGTTGCTGCAAATTTACAGTCTGGGTCTAATTTGAAAATCGATATTACTGATGAGCTTGCCAAGATTACAGATTTGGAGTTGACATTTAAGTGCACCAAGCAAGAGGTCGAGAGGGTTGTAGTTGCTTGCGAGGGTGATTTGGAAAAAACCGAAGAGAACATGAAAGCACAAAAGCAAGAATCAGAGGCTATGTCACTGCAAACAAAGCCAGAAGAATCAGCTGATCCTAATAGCTTAAACAAGAAGGTGGTTATGCCGGTTCCAAACCCAAGTGCTCAAGTGAAGGGTGTAACAGCAGCTCAAACGAAGGTTGGTGGTGCTGCGGTATTAGCTATTGCCACACAGCAACATAAGAGAGATGAAAGGGATTTCAACTATACAAAGTCTCCTGTAAATGTAGTTGCTGTTCCTCAGGAACTAGCAAATAAAAACTCGCAGGCTTTGAGAAGAGCACAGCTCAAGTCAGATTGGGCAAGGCAGCAGcaagctgcagctgctgctgccgctgccgctgccgccgctgctcCCATGGAGAAGAGGTGGTTGGGACCCACTTCTACACCGTCATCGGCTTCATCATCTCCTTTGCCTGTTCCGGTAACCCAGGCAAAGATGGCAATCCACGAAATGAAGTCCAACAATACGCAACTTGGAACAGTAAGAGAGCCGGTCATTGTAATGCAACGTCCCCAGTCTACAAATACCAGGCAGAGCCACCAGTCGGCAGGCCTCGGCATTAGTGCCTCACCACCGCCCACTTCCGGTGGTTGGCATTCAAACGGGTTGTTGGGTCTGGACATGAAGATGCCGAGCATGATGATTCCGAACGGGGGCCTAGGGCACGGATTGCCGAACCCCAGCTTGAATGTTTTGGCCAATGCCCATCAATATGTCCCCCAGGGCCATTtcaaaacatcacaaatttcatcatcatcttcttcttcatcgtcgCTCGGCACTCCCTCGTCGCTCGGGCTGTTCACCGGGTGGGGCCATGGCGGGTCCTTGCCTTCGCCGACCCCTGTCGATTGGAGCACCGGCGGGATGATGCGGTGCGATTACACTTCCATAGATTGGAGCCTAGACACCACGCTACTAAAGCCGTCTATGGATTTCGAGGATCTCTCGGATACATGGTCTACCATGTTCATGGGTGGTGGGAGGGTTGCGAACGGCAGCAGCGTCTACGGCGGCAGCAGCCTCGCGGCGGATCCGTCGGCTGCGGCCGGCGGGCCCGGGTCTCACGAGTGGACCTCCCCGTTCTCGGCCCAGGATCTGCTTAGGGCTTACAGGAAGTTTGTGACCTCCGCTTCCCTGTAG